Genomic DNA from Longimicrobium terrae:
TCGAAGTTGGGGTCGGTCGGGTAGCAGGGCGCCAGGATGGAGTTGCACTGCAGCCGCGACACGGGCTGCGGCGCGATGGCGTTGCCCTGCACGGTGCCGCGTTCCGACGAGATGGCGGAGGTCTCGAACGACGTGACCTCGAGCGTGTCCAGCGAGAGCTTCTTCATGATTGGGATCTCCGGCGGGAGTCTGCCGTCCGCGGGCTGCGGGGCGGCGTGGCTGAAGATCATATATTAACGGCGTGAAATGCGCAACGTAAAATGCCTGTGGGGCAGAAGATAGGCACACCGTAGACACCCTTTTGCGCCGTCGCGGATGTTTCCCCGCGTGGCCGGCCCCAATCGCGGTTTCGCACTGCGCGGCGACCGCGCTCCACAAACGATGCGTTCGCATGATGGCGCGAACCGGATCCGTCGTGGACGCTGCCGGTCTGTCCTGCCGCGCGCGCGGGGCGGTGATCCGGCTACCGGAACCAGGTTGCGATCGTGTAGCGCACGCCGTGGGTTACAGGCGTGACCTCGTGCGTCGTTTCCGCGCGAAACGTGACCAGCGAGCCGGGACGGCCCTCCGCCGCCACCTGCACCGGCGGACCGGTAGACGGGCCGTGAAAGACCAGCGATCCGCCGCCGTACGTGCCGGGCGCGTCCTGTTCCGCGCGGTGGCTGAGAAAGATGACCGCGGACACGCGCCGGAACCGCGAATCGTCGTACACCATGGGCGTATTGCCATCCTGGTGCGGGACAAAGAAGTCGCCCGTCTCATACCGCAGAAACTGCGGATCTTCGCAC
This window encodes:
- a CDS encoding pinensin family lanthipeptide translates to MKKLSLDTLEVTSFETSAISSERGTVQGNAIAPQPVSRLQCNSILAPCYPTDPNFDCTYGCSQNTACPERCFIIDQPVGEA
- a CDS encoding 2OG-Fe(II) oxygenase, whose amino-acid sequence is MIDLYEIDGFLDDAARAEIVAELDRIGGAPATVLSADPGGRVQPAVRKTTRLAVSPETRARVRDTLMRRAAEIGAHFGVELRECEDPQFLRYETGDFFVPHQDGNTPMVYDDSRFRRVSAVIFLSHRAEQDAPGTYGGGSLVFHGPSTGPPVQVAAEGRPGSLVTFRAETTHEVTPVTHGVRYTIATWFR